The proteins below come from a single Stigmatopora argus isolate UIUO_Sarg chromosome 11, RoL_Sarg_1.0, whole genome shotgun sequence genomic window:
- the cnrip1b gene encoding CB1 cannabinoid receptor-interacting protein 1b encodes MCVSMSKIPQLVKIGISLKMLPNNTAVYFKSDGARFGQTRTIKLLTGSKYKIEVVVKPGGVEATSMSLGAVTFTLEQQSKDPQSVVYSGLYDTEGLVHTKSGERQPLQISIQFTEAGTFETVWQVKYYNYHKRDHCQWGNSFNSIEYECKPNDTRTLMWVNKENFV; translated from the exons atgtgtgtgagcaTGTCCAAAATTCCACAGCTCGTCAAAATCGGCATTTCGCTGAAGATGCTTCCCAACAACACCGCCGTCTACTTCAAATCCGACGGGGCCAGGtttggacaaaccagaaccataAAACTACTCACCGGTTCCAAGTACAAGATCGAGGTGGTTGTCAAACCCGGAGGTGTCGAGGCCAC GTCAATGAGTTTAGGTGCAGTCACCTTTACCCTGGAGCAGCAGTCCAAGGACCCTCAGTCAGTGGTTTACTCGGGCCTGTACGACACGGAGGGTTTGGTGCACACCAAGAGTGGGGAAAGGCAGCCCCTTCAGATCAGCATACAG TTCACCGAGGCGGGCACGTTTGAGACGGTGTGGCAGGTGaagtactacaactaccacAAGCGGGACCACTGCCAGTGGGGAAACAGCTTCAACAGCATTGAATACGAGTGCAAACCCAACGATACGCGCACACTCATGTGGGTCAACAAGGAGAACTTTGTTTGA